The DNA region CCGCCGCAGACCTCGAGGCCGACACCGACTCTCCCGTCGGCCGCGTACCGTACCGGCGCTTCATGGGAGTGCGGGTCTTCGACTGCTGGATCCACGAGGACGACATCCGGCAGGCCATCGGAATGCAGCACGGCCTCGGCGGCGACACGGGTCGGTTCGCGGTCGGGGAGATCCTGCGGGCCCTCCCCCGGATCGTCGGCAAGAAGGCCGGCGCGCCGGACGGCGCCCGCGTCCGGTTCCGCGTCACGGGCGACGGCGGGAACGATCTGCCACTGGCCACCGACGTCGTCGTGGACGGACGCGCGGCCCTCGTCGACGTCGACGACACGGTGCAGCCCACCGTCGAGCTGGTCTTCGACACCCCGACCTTCGTCCGCGCGACGACCGGCCGGATCACCGCCGAACCGGGCAGCGGCGTGGGGATCAGCGGCGACGAGACCCTGGGCCGCGCGATACTCGGGTCGTTGGCCTTCACCATCTGACCGGCGGTCTCCCTTGCCCTCACCGCACATCGTGGTCATGGGCGTCTCCGGTGCCGGGAAGACGACCGTCGCCCGTGCTATCGCCGAACGCGCGGGTTCGCCGTTCCTCGACGCCGACGATCTGCATCCGCCCACGAACCGTCGGAAACTGGGCGCCGGCGAACCACTCGGCGACGATGACCGCGCGCCCTGGCTGGCCGCGGTCCGCGACCGCATGCGGGATCGCGACCATCCGGCGGATTTCGGCTCCGGGCTCGTCGTCGCGTGTTCGGCGCTGCGCCGTACCTATCGGGATGTGCTGCGGGATGTCGGCCGTCCGGTGTTCTTCGTCGAACTCGGCGCCGATCCGGAGCTCATCGCGGCCCGCCTCGCCGCCCGCCGTGGGCATTTCGCCTCCCGCCGGATCCTGGCGTCCCAGCTGGACGACCTGGAACCGCTCGAGCCCGACGAGAACGGGATCGTCTGCCCGATCTCCCTGCCCGCCGCCGAGATCGCCGAGGAGTGCCTGGCTGCGCTCCGGAAACGCCGTGGTGCGCCCGGGGAGACTTGAACTCCCACGTCCGTAGACACTGGAACCTAAATCCAGCGCGTCTGCCAATTCCGCCACGGGCGCGTCACCCGGGGGTACCGGGCGAGATGAGTTTACCCGGTGGTCAGCGGTACCGTGGAGGCGTGTCCGACACCCTGGGTTCCCACGCGACCGGAAGTGCAGCCGCTTCCGTGGATCCGGCGCCGACCAAGGTCAGGCACCGCCCGGCGTGGATCGCGTTCGTGGTCCTGGGCGCGATCTTCTGCATGGGGATGGGTCTGTGGCAGCTCGCCCGCTACCAGGAGGCCAGCGGCACCGTCCAGAACCTCGGCTACACGTTCATGTGGCCGTTCCTTGCCGGCTTCCTCGTCTACGCCTACCTGAAGTACGTTCGGATGGAGGCCCGTGAGGACGACTGGGCCTCCGCGTCGGCGGGTGCCGCAAACGGACCGGGTTCCGACGACGAGGACGACGACGAGGTCGACCACCGCGCGGCCGACCTGCCGGCCGCCGGGAAGGACCGAACGGGCCGGGACCGCTTCGGTGTCATGACGGAGATCCCCGCAGACCTGCTCCCGACGCGTCGGCCCGCCCGCGACGAGGGGGCCCGGGACGAGGGCCTGGACGCCTACAACGCCTATCTCGCCGAGCTCGCCCGGAAGGACCGGGCCGACGGTACCCACCAGGAGAAGCCTGCTTCATGACCGCCTCGACCACCACGCCGACCGACAACCGCAAGCCGGACCCGGGCGGGAAGATCGCGGGCGCCCTCAAGCGCTACCGCGTGCTCGCCTGGATCACCGGTGTATGGCTGCTGGTGCTCACGGTGGAGATGATCTACAAGTACCTCATCCTGGACAGCTCGTCGGACGCCCCGGAGTGGTTCACCTACATCGGCCAGGCGCACGGCGTGTTCTACATCCTGTACCTGTTCATGACGCTCGACCTGGCGATCAAGGCCCGCTGGCCCGCGGTTCGGACCCTGCTCACCGCTCTGGCGGGGACGATCCCGTTCCTGTCGTTCTGGTTCGAGCACAAGCGCACCCGCGACGTCCACGCCGAGTACGCGGTCTGACCCTCCCCTCATCGACAAGGACGTTCCGCACACTCCCCTCTCGGACGACGTGTGCGGAACGTCCTTCTCGTCGGGGTGCGGTGCCGAGGGGCTGTAGCGCTGTATCTCTGTCAGGCTGTGTTGCTGGCGGGCCGCGGAGACCTCAGCCGCGTTCGGCCAGCGCGCGCAGCGCCGGGACCAGTGCACGCAGGGCGCGGCCGCGGTGCGAGTCCGCGTCCTTCTCCTGCGGGCTGAGCTCGGCGGCCGCGCGGTCGGACCCCTCGGGCAGGAACAGGGGGTCGTATCCGAACCCGCCCTCCCCTCTCGGCTCCCGCAGCACGCGGCCCGGCCAGCGGCCCTCCTCGACGACCTCGCCGGGCAGGCCCGGACCGACCAGGGCGCACGCCGAGACGAACGCCGCTCCCCGGCGCTCGTCCGGGACGTCGGACAGCTGCGCGAGCAGGAGAGCGTTGTTGGCGGCGTCGTCACCGTGGCGCCCCGACCAGCGTGCAGAGAGCACCCCGGGCATCCCGCCCAGTGCATCCACCGCCAGGCCGGAGTCGTCCGCCAGGCACGGCAGGCCTGTGGCCCGGGCGCCGGAGCGGGCCTTGATCAATGCGTTGTCCGCAAAGGTGGCGCCGTCCTCGGGCTCCTCCGGGAAATCCGGCACCTCATCCAGCCCCACCGGCTCGATGCCGACGATCCCCGCCGATTCCAGCACCCGGCGCAGCTCGGCCAACTTCTTGGCGTTGCGGCTCGCGACCAACAGACGGACGGTCACGACTACCGCCCCCGGTTCCGCGCGGCCGGCGGCGAGGGCAACTCGCCCGGGTACGGCGCCGCGAGGGCCTCACGCTGCATCTCGAACAGTCGCTCGCAGCCGGCCTGCGCCGAGTCGAGCATCGCGTCCAGCACGTCACGGCCGAACGCCGCCCCCTCGGCTGTGCCCTGGACCTCGATGAGCTTGCCGCCGTCGGTGCACACCACGTTCATGTCCACCTCGGCCCGCGAGTCCTCCTCGTACGGCAGGTCGCACAGCACCCGGCCGTCGACCACGCCGACGCTCACCGCGGCGACGGCCCCGGTGAGCGGGTTACCGGTGACCGCGCCCTTGGACTGAAGCCACGTGACCGCGTCCGCCAGCGCCACGTACGCGCCGGTGATCGCCGCGGTCCGTGTCCCACCGTCTGCCTGCAGCACGTCGCAGTCCAAGGCGATCGTGTTCTCCCCCAGCGCGGACAAGTCGATGCAGGCGCGCAGCGAGCGGCCCACCAACCGGCTGATCTCGTGGGTGCGTCCGCCCACCTTGCCGCGGACCGACTCCCGGCCCGAACGCTCATGGGTCGCGGCCGGCAGCATCGCGTACTCCGCCGTCAGCCATCCCAGGCCCGAACCCTTGCGCCACCGCGGCACGCCCTCGGTGACGCTGGCCGTACACATGACGCGGGTCTGCCCGAAGGTGACGAGGACCGACCCCGCCGGGTGCGAGGTGAACCCCCGCGTGATGGTCACGTCCCGCAGGTCGGCGTCGCCGCGTCCGTCTGCTCTGCTGCTGTTCGATGAGGTCACGACCGCCGATCCTAGCCGCGCCGCGCCCCCGTCGACCGACTGCTAGACGGTGATCCGCAGATCCGGCTCCGCCAGCAGGATCTCACCGGCGAACTCGACGGCCGCCTCAGCGCGTACCGCCTCACGGTCCACCCACGGAGGGATGTGGGTCAGCACGAGTCGACCCACGCCGGCGCGGTGCGCTGTCAGCCCCGCCTCGGCCCCCGACATGTGGATGCCCGGCGGGCGTCCCTCCTCGTGCGTCCAGGACGCCTCACAGAGTAGGACGTCCGCGCCACCGGCGAGCTCGACCAGGGCGTCGCAATAGGCGGTGTCCCCGCTGTACGCAAGGACCCGGCCGCTACGGGAGGTCAGGCGCATCCCGTACGACTCCGGCGGATGCTCCACCCGGTCGGCCCGCACGCGCAGGGCCACCTCGTCGTCGTCGCCCCTCATCGCCACCTCGGGGGTGACATCCCACGTGGCCACCTCGAACGTGTCCGACAGGTCATCGACCGTCCCCGGTTCCTCCGCCGACGCCACACCGATCCGGTAGGCCGTCCCGGACGGCCCGACCAGCGGCACCCTGCCCGCGCCCTTCGCGCCGGGGCCGAAGCGCCGCAGCACCAACAGGCTCGGGACGTCCAGGCAGTGGTCGGCGTGGAGATGGGACAGCAGGACCGTCGCGTCCTCAGGGGCCACGTGCCGCTGCAGCGCTCCGAGGACACCGGGACCCATGTCGATCACCACGGGAGCCAGCCCGTCGACCTCCACCAGATACCCGGACGCCGGCGAGGTGGGTCCGCCGATACTTCCCGAGCACCCGAGGACAGTCAGAAACATGGGCACCATCGTGCCACGCCGCCCCACGCGTCGTGGGGTTCGTGCCCCTGCGCGCGACGCGCGTCACCGCCCATCAGGACGTTCCCGCCCGCCCGACGGACACCATGCCGGGTCCCAGGAACCGGGACGCCACCCTCCGGAAGGCGTCGGGATCGCCGGTGACGAGGTATTCGTGGGTCGCCGGGTCCGCCGGGTCGTGGGGCCGCAGCAGGTCCTCCGCGGTGAGGACGCGCAGCACGTCCTTGGCGGTCTCCTCCGCGCTCGAGACCAGCGTGACGTGATCCCCCGCCGCCAGCTGCACCACCCCGGACAGCAACGGGTAATGGGTGCAGCCCAGCACCAGGGTGTCGACGTCGGCGTCGCGTATCGGGGCGAGATACGCCTCCGCCAACCCGAGTACCTGACGGCCACTGGTGATGCCGCGCTCGACGAACTCCACGAACTTCGGACACGCCACCGAGGTGAGCTCGATCCCGGCGGCCGCGGCCACCGCGTCGTCGTACGCCCGGGACGCGACCGTCGCGCGCGTGGCGATGACCCCGATCCGGCCCGACCTGGTGGTGGCCACCGCGCGTCGGGCGGCCGGCTGGATGACCTCCACCACCGGCACCGGGTAGCGCTCGCGGGCGTCCCGGAGCATCGCCGCCGACGCGGTGTTGCACGCGATCACCAACGCCTTCACCCCGCGGTCGACGAGCTGGTCCGCCACCGCCAGGGCATGGGCACGGACCTGAGCCAACGGCAGCGGGCCGTACGGTCCGTTGGCGGTGTCACCGACGTAGACGACCGACTCGTCGGGCAGTTGGTCGACGATCGCCCGGGCCACCGTCAGTCCACCGGCGCCCGAGTCGAACACCCCGATGGGAGCCTGCGGGTCGCGGTGCGTCACCTCCGCGGCCCGGCGGACCACCGCGGCTGCGCGGCGGGTTGCGGCTGCGGCCTCCGGTCACGCTTGAGCCCGTACGCCGACGCCACGCCGCCGATCGCGCCACCGAGATGCCCCTGCCAGGACACGCCGTCCAGCATCGGCGACAGGCCCGCCAGCGCCTCGAGCCCGTAGTAGAAACCGATGACCAGGCCGATCACCAGGTGCAGGATGCGCCGGGAGAAGAAGCCCCGGACGATGACGTAGAAGATGTAACCGAACACGATTCCGGAGGCCCCGATGTGGACGGTGCCGGCGCCGCCCAGGAGCCAGGACACCACCCCCGAGATCAGCCACGAGACGAGCGTGACGCTCACCAGCGGTCGGATCCCGGACAGCGCGATGATCGAGCCCAGGACGAGCAGGGCGATCGAGTTGCCGATCAGGTGCGCCCAGTCCCCGTGCAGCAACGGCTGGAACACAATGCCGAGCAGCCCGTCCGTCGCCAGCGGCTGGACTCCGTACCCGTCGAGGGTCTGCTGGGGTCCGACCGCCGCTATGAGCACCTGGTCCGCCGCCTCGACCACCCACATCAGGGCGACGAACGACCACAGCAGGACCAGAGCGGGCCACCGCCGCGGTCCCGGGGCGGCCGGCCGGGTCGAGTCGGTGCCCGGCCACGGGGAACGGGGGTCTCGGTTCACGGTGTTCTCCTCATCGCCCGTCGTCTCACTGCCCGTCGTCTCGCTGCCCCTCGTCCCGCTGCCCGGTCCATCACCCGTCCAGAGCCGTGCACAGGGAGTCCTGCATGAAGGTCAGCCAGTGGTACACATCCAGCTGGGCGGACCGGGGATCGTCGTCAGGAACGTACTCGGGGATGTCGGTGGCGGCGGTCCCGTCGGACGAGCCCGCCTCCAGCAGAACAGCGCCCAGTCCCAGTCGCACGTCGTTGAGGCAGCGCATCCAGGAATTCGCCTGCTCGAGGGTCAGCGACACGGTCCCGCCGCGCGAGGGCAACGAGCGCAGCACCGCGCCCGCGCAGTCGAGCTTGGCGTCGATGATCGCCGGCTCGTGGATCATCCGCATGCCCGAGTTGTGGGCCCGCGCCACGGCTGCCCGGTCCGCGTCGGAGCCGTCCACCCGGTCGGCGGCCTCGGGGCGGTGGAAGTCCGGCAACAACCGCGCCAGTGGCGCCTCGGCGGGGACCTGCGAGTGACCACTGCGCATCCCGGTGATCTCGGCCAACTCGTCGCGGGGCGCGGAATCCCGGCGCTGCTCCAACATGTCCACCACGTTGGAGACCAGGGCGTGCAGAATCTGCACCTCGTGGCTCTCCATGACCGACTTGATTCGGGCCCCGCCCAGGGACGACTTGCGCTGCCAGGCCTTCACCGCCTCACGCCTCCCGCTGCATCGTGGCCCACAGTCCGGCCTCCTGCAGCTTGCGGACGTCGCTCTCCACCTTGTCGCGGCTACCGGACGACACCACGGCCCGACCGTCGTTATGGACCTTGAGCATCAGGTCATGCGCCTTCTCCCTGCTGTAGCCGAACACCCGCTGGAACACGTACGTCACGTAGCTCATCAGGTTGACCGGGTCGTCCCAGACCACGGTGAGCCAGGGGTTGTCCACCCCGCCGTCGAGGTCCGCGTCCGCGGACTCCACGGGCGCGGCCGACGGCATCGCCATCACGGGGGCGGTGCTCCGGACGGCCGCAAGCGGTGTCGTCACAGGGTGCATGGAACCCAGGATACGGATTCCGGCCGGGTCGGCCACGCCGTAGAGTCGGCCCGGTGACCCCGCCGACACCCTCCCACGTCACGCCCCCCGCGGGGCGGCCGTCCACCGCCCTGCTCACGGACAAGTACGAGCTCACCATGATCCGGGCGGCCCTCGCGGACGGCACCGCCGACCGGCCCTGTGTATTCGAGGTCTTCGCCCGACGCCTGCCCTCGGGCCGGAGGTACGGGGTGATCGGCGGCACCGGACGACTCCTCGAGCGAGTGGCGGACTTCCGGTTCGGCGACGAGGAGATCGAGGCGCTCGCGGACTCGCTCGACGAGCGCACCACCGCCTGGCTCCGCGACTTCCGATTCACCGGTGACGTCGACGGCTACCCCGAGGGAGAGCTGTTCTTCCCGGGCTCGCCCGTGCTGAGTATCCGGGGCGGGTTCGCCGAGTGTGTGGTGCTCGAGACCCTCGTCCTGTCCGTCCTCAACCACGACAGTGCGATCGCCTCCGCCGCCGCACGGATGACCTCGGCCTCCGGCGGCCGCCCGATCATCGAGATGGGGTCCCGTCGCACGCACGAGGAGGCGGCGGTCGCCGCCGCACGCGCCGCGTATCTCACCGGGTTCGACTCCACCTCCAACGTGGAGGCGACGCGCCGGCACGGGGTGCCGTCCGCCGGGACGTCCGCCCACTCCTTCACTCTGCTGCACACCGGCCCGGAGGGCCCAGACGAGGCGGCGGCGTTCCGTTCGCAGGTGAAGACCCTCGGTGTGGACACCACCCTGCTCGTGGACACCTACGACATCACCCGCGGCGTGGA from Dietzia sp. B32 includes:
- a CDS encoding rhomboid family intramembrane serine protease, with amino-acid sequence MNRDPRSPWPGTDSTRPAAPGPRRWPALVLLWSFVALMWVVEAADQVLIAAVGPQQTLDGYGVQPLATDGLLGIVFQPLLHGDWAHLIGNSIALLVLGSIIALSGIRPLVSVTLVSWLISGVVSWLLGGAGTVHIGASGIVFGYIFYVIVRGFFSRRILHLVIGLVIGFYYGLEALAGLSPMLDGVSWQGHLGGAIGGVASAYGLKRDRRPQPQPAAQPRWSAGPRR
- a CDS encoding maleylpyruvate isomerase family mycothiol-dependent enzyme, producing MDTDNPATATDSPAADPAGQAPEEIRHLIQQWNRLDELLAGLKRGDWTAPTALPGWTVRDVVAHVAGTEHMLAGESVPDVELPASTSGYVRNPIGELNEKFVQEARPLAIEDAFEDFRDVVAERTEQLSEMTAADLEADTDSPVGRVPYRRFMGVRVFDCWIHEDDIRQAIGMQHGLGGDTGRFAVGEILRALPRIVGKKAGAPDGARVRFRVTGDGGNDLPLATDVVVDGRAALVDVDDTVQPTVELVFDTPTFVRATTGRITAEPGSGVGISGDETLGRAILGSLAFTI
- a CDS encoding gluconokinase, with amino-acid sequence MPSPHIVVMGVSGAGKTTVARAIAERAGSPFLDADDLHPPTNRRKLGAGEPLGDDDRAPWLAAVRDRMRDRDHPADFGSGLVVACSALRRTYRDVLRDVGRPVFFVELGADPELIAARLAARRGHFASRRILASQLDDLEPLEPDENGIVCPISLPAAEIAEECLAALRKRRGAPGET
- the murI gene encoding glutamate racemase — translated: MTHRDPQAPIGVFDSGAGGLTVARAIVDQLPDESVVYVGDTANGPYGPLPLAQVRAHALAVADQLVDRGVKALVIACNTASAAMLRDARERYPVPVVEVIQPAARRAVATTRSGRIGVIATRATVASRAYDDAVAAAAGIELTSVACPKFVEFVERGITSGRQVLGLAEAYLAPIRDADVDTLVLGCTHYPLLSGVVQLAAGDHVTLVSSAEETAKDVLRVLTAEDLLRPHDPADPATHEYLVTGDPDAFRRVASRFLGPGMVSVGRAGTS
- a CDS encoding DUF3817 domain-containing protein → MTASTTTPTDNRKPDPGGKIAGALKRYRVLAWITGVWLLVLTVEMIYKYLILDSSSDAPEWFTYIGQAHGVFYILYLFMTLDLAIKARWPAVRTLLTALAGTIPFLSFWFEHKRTRDVHAEYAV
- the clpS gene encoding ATP-dependent Clp protease adapter ClpS, which gives rise to MHPVTTPLAAVRSTAPVMAMPSAAPVESADADLDGGVDNPWLTVVWDDPVNLMSYVTYVFQRVFGYSREKAHDLMLKVHNDGRAVVSSGSRDKVESDVRKLQEAGLWATMQREA
- a CDS encoding DUF2017 domain-containing protein, yielding MKAWQRKSSLGGARIKSVMESHEVQILHALVSNVVDMLEQRRDSAPRDELAEITGMRSGHSQVPAEAPLARLLPDFHRPEAADRVDGSDADRAAVARAHNSGMRMIHEPAIIDAKLDCAGAVLRSLPSRGGTVSLTLEQANSWMRCLNDVRLGLGAVLLEAGSSDGTAATDIPEYVPDDDPRSAQLDVYHWLTFMQDSLCTALDG
- a CDS encoding non-canonical purine NTP pyrophosphatase, yielding MTVRLLVASRNAKKLAELRRVLESAGIVGIEPVGLDEVPDFPEEPEDGATFADNALIKARSGARATGLPCLADDSGLAVDALGGMPGVLSARWSGRHGDDAANNALLLAQLSDVPDERRGAAFVSACALVGPGLPGEVVEEGRWPGRVLREPRGEGGFGYDPLFLPEGSDRAAAELSPQEKDADSHRGRALRALVPALRALAERG
- the rph gene encoding ribonuclease PH, which codes for MTSSNSSRADGRGDADLRDVTITRGFTSHPAGSVLVTFGQTRVMCTASVTEGVPRWRKGSGLGWLTAEYAMLPAATHERSGRESVRGKVGGRTHEISRLVGRSLRACIDLSALGENTIALDCDVLQADGGTRTAAITGAYVALADAVTWLQSKGAVTGNPLTGAVAAVSVGVVDGRVLCDLPYEEDSRAEVDMNVVCTDGGKLIEVQGTAEGAAFGRDVLDAMLDSAQAGCERLFEMQREALAAPYPGELPSPPAARNRGR
- a CDS encoding nicotinate phosphoribosyltransferase — protein: MTPPTPSHVTPPAGRPSTALLTDKYELTMIRAALADGTADRPCVFEVFARRLPSGRRYGVIGGTGRLLERVADFRFGDEEIEALADSLDERTTAWLRDFRFTGDVDGYPEGELFFPGSPVLSIRGGFAECVVLETLVLSVLNHDSAIASAAARMTSASGGRPIIEMGSRRTHEEAAVAAARAAYLTGFDSTSNVEATRRHGVPSAGTSAHSFTLLHTGPEGPDEAAAFRSQVKTLGVDTTLLVDTYDITRGVDTAIEVAGPGLGGVRIDSGDLGVLARQVRGQLDALGARNTRIVVSGDLDEYAIAALRAEPVDVYGVGTRLVTGSGAPTAGMVYKLVEVDGIPVAKRSAQKESLPGAKRAVRLHRRTGTAVEEVLMPWSGSAPDEPGLEKRDLVIPLIRGGEPVPGLPTLEQSRAHHATVMVSLPWEGLALSEGDPAIPVRVIPPAAR
- a CDS encoding MBL fold metallo-hydrolase produces the protein MFLTVLGCSGSIGGPTSPASGYLVEVDGLAPVVIDMGPGVLGALQRHVAPEDATVLLSHLHADHCLDVPSLLVLRRFGPGAKGAGRVPLVGPSGTAYRIGVASAEEPGTVDDLSDTFEVATWDVTPEVAMRGDDDEVALRVRADRVEHPPESYGMRLTSRSGRVLAYSGDTAYCDALVELAGGADVLLCEASWTHEEGRPPGIHMSGAEAGLTAHRAGVGRLVLTHIPPWVDREAVRAEAAVEFAGEILLAEPDLRITV